Proteins found in one Trichoplusia ni isolate ovarian cell line Hi5 chromosome 14, tn1, whole genome shotgun sequence genomic segment:
- the LOC113500636 gene encoding set1/Ash2 histone methyltransferase complex subunit ASH2 isoform X2 → MTSLSVSSDIGVDDMDIPLAGNVKGRQGKRRPAVGGATDAGAPVGKKGRTADLGALKLPSHGYPTEHPFNKDGYRYILAEPDPHAPFRQEFDESNEWSGKPIPGWLYRSLCPGVVLLALHDRAPQLKVSEDRLAVTGEKGYCMVRATHGVSRGSWYWEVCVEELPEGAAARLGWGRRYANLQAPLGYDKFGYSWRSRKGTRFHESRGKHYSSGYGEGDTLGFLVVLPESVSTKYTPNTYKDRPLVKFKSHLYYEDKDNIQESLNNLKPLPGSKIYFFKNGECQGEAFVDINEGCYYPTVSLHKNVTVSVNFGPNFKYPPTSEYKYRPMSEKAEEAICEQTMADLLYLTENEGKLRLDNFNL, encoded by the exons TTCCATTAGCTGGCAATGTGAAGGGCAGGCAGGGTAAGCGGCGGCCGGCAGTGGGTGGCGCCACTGACGCCGGCGCGCCCGTCGGGAAGAAAGGACGCACCGCGGACCTCGGGGCCCTCAAGCTGCCCTCGCACGGGTACCCTACTGAACATCCCTTCAACAAGGATGGCTACCGGTACATACTGGCTGAACCTGACCCTCACGCGCCCTTTAGACAG GAATTCGACGAGAGCAATGAATGGAGTGGAAAGCCCATCCCTGGTTGGTTGTACCGCTCGCTGTGTCCTGGCGTAGTGTTGCTGGCGCTGCACGACCGCGCGCCGCAGCTCAAGGTGTCGGAGGACAGGCTCGCGGTCACCGGGGAGAAGGGCTACTGCATGGTGCGGGCCACGCATG GCGTGTCCCGCGGCAGCTGGTACTGGGAGGTGTGCGTGGAGGAGCTGCCGgagggcgcggcggcgcgcctGGGCTGGGGCCGGCGCTACGCCAACCTGCAGGCGCCGCTCGGCTACGACAAGTTCGGCTACTCCTGGCGCAGCCGCAAGGGCACGCG gTTCCACGAGTCCCGCGGAAAGCACTACAGCAGCGGCTACGGCGAGGGTGACACACTTGGATTCCTCGTAGTTCTGCCCGAGAGCGTGTCTACTAAGTACACACCCAACACCTATAAAGACAGG CCATTAGTAAAATTCAAGAGTCACCTGTACTACGAAGACAAGGATAATATTCAAGAATCTCTGAACAATCTCAAGCCTTTGCCGGGCAGTAAGATATACTTCTTCAAGAATGGCGAATGTCAAGGCGAGGCCTTCGTGGACATCAACGAAGGATGCTATTACCCCACAGTGTCACTACATAAGAACGTCACTGTTAGTGTCAACTTTGGACCCAATTTTAAGTATCCGCCGACCAGCGAATACAAGTACAGACCG ATGTCGGAAAAAGCTGAAGAAGCGATCTGCGAGCAAACTATGGCTGATTTACTATACCTCACAGAAAACGAGGGAAAGCTACGACTCGATAACTTCAACCTCTGA
- the LOC113500454 gene encoding bolA-like protein DDB_G0274169: MSIILRPGVFNIHRSMSSMAGVVENTIRSKLLSTLDAKHLDVINESYMHNVPKGAETHFKVVVVSDKFDGLPLIKRHRLVNDILKEELQTGVHALSIVAKTPQQWETSDKVIESSPNCKGGFGK, from the exons ATGAGTATCATACTGCGACCGG gTGTCTTCAACATCCACAGAAGCATGTCTTCGATGGCAGGAGTGGTGGAGAATACGATAAGGAGCAAATTACTATCGACTTTAGACGCTAAACATTTAGATGTGATCAATGAGTCGTACATGCACAATGTTCCCAAAGGTGCCGAGACTCATTTCAAAGTTGTTGTAGTGTCCGATAAATTTGATGGATTGCCGTTAATAAAG AGACATCGCCTAGTAAATGATATTCTGAAAGAAGAGCTACAGACAGGTGTCCATGCATTATCCATTGTAGCTAAAACACCACAACAATGGGAAACCAGTGATAAAGTCATAGAGAGCAGCCCTAACTGTAAAGGTGGTTTTGGAAAATAG
- the LOC113500636 gene encoding set1/Ash2 histone methyltransferase complex subunit ASH2 isoform X3, translating into MAVPLAGNVKGRQGKRRPAVGGATDAGAPVGKKGRTADLGALKLPSHGYPTEHPFNKDGYRYILAEPDPHAPFRQEFDESNEWSGKPIPGWLYRSLCPGVVLLALHDRAPQLKVSEDRLAVTGEKGYCMVRATHGVSRGSWYWEVCVEELPEGAAARLGWGRRYANLQAPLGYDKFGYSWRSRKGTRFHESRGKHYSSGYGEGDTLGFLVVLPESVSTKYTPNTYKDRPLVKFKSHLYYEDKDNIQESLNNLKPLPGSKIYFFKNGECQGEAFVDINEGCYYPTVSLHKNVTVSVNFGPNFKYPPTSEYKYRPMSEKAEEAICEQTMADLLYLTENEGKLRLDNFNL; encoded by the exons TTCCATTAGCTGGCAATGTGAAGGGCAGGCAGGGTAAGCGGCGGCCGGCAGTGGGTGGCGCCACTGACGCCGGCGCGCCCGTCGGGAAGAAAGGACGCACCGCGGACCTCGGGGCCCTCAAGCTGCCCTCGCACGGGTACCCTACTGAACATCCCTTCAACAAGGATGGCTACCGGTACATACTGGCTGAACCTGACCCTCACGCGCCCTTTAGACAG GAATTCGACGAGAGCAATGAATGGAGTGGAAAGCCCATCCCTGGTTGGTTGTACCGCTCGCTGTGTCCTGGCGTAGTGTTGCTGGCGCTGCACGACCGCGCGCCGCAGCTCAAGGTGTCGGAGGACAGGCTCGCGGTCACCGGGGAGAAGGGCTACTGCATGGTGCGGGCCACGCATG GCGTGTCCCGCGGCAGCTGGTACTGGGAGGTGTGCGTGGAGGAGCTGCCGgagggcgcggcggcgcgcctGGGCTGGGGCCGGCGCTACGCCAACCTGCAGGCGCCGCTCGGCTACGACAAGTTCGGCTACTCCTGGCGCAGCCGCAAGGGCACGCG gTTCCACGAGTCCCGCGGAAAGCACTACAGCAGCGGCTACGGCGAGGGTGACACACTTGGATTCCTCGTAGTTCTGCCCGAGAGCGTGTCTACTAAGTACACACCCAACACCTATAAAGACAGG CCATTAGTAAAATTCAAGAGTCACCTGTACTACGAAGACAAGGATAATATTCAAGAATCTCTGAACAATCTCAAGCCTTTGCCGGGCAGTAAGATATACTTCTTCAAGAATGGCGAATGTCAAGGCGAGGCCTTCGTGGACATCAACGAAGGATGCTATTACCCCACAGTGTCACTACATAAGAACGTCACTGTTAGTGTCAACTTTGGACCCAATTTTAAGTATCCGCCGACCAGCGAATACAAGTACAGACCG ATGTCGGAAAAAGCTGAAGAAGCGATCTGCGAGCAAACTATGGCTGATTTACTATACCTCACAGAAAACGAGGGAAAGCTACGACTCGATAACTTCAACCTCTGA